In a single window of the Campylobacter iguaniorum genome:
- a CDS encoding energy transducer TonB, whose amino-acid sequence MQISLSKQEISSNLIAFLLSFLVHLLIIFYIFSPTKMEPKAKSLSLGLEIFKISQEAKTIQSSNEPLNLTPPKPKITPKEQPPKPPTPKKIEPTKQIIKKPKLTKEILEVQPRPQTAQTAHPAQNPDLNLESNSDQNLGSNLSNQKEIITELKSDDELFIKIRQEILKATIYPKMARKNGYGGVVKVGFELDENSIKNLKIISQSGFGLLDNAALNAVLRASKNFPKNGGKFKIALDIAFKIKG is encoded by the coding sequence ATGCAAATTTCGTTATCCAAACAAGAGATTAGCTCAAATTTAATTGCATTTTTGCTCTCTTTTTTGGTGCATTTGCTAATCATTTTTTATATTTTTAGCCCCACAAAAATGGAGCCAAAAGCTAAAAGTTTGTCGCTTGGGCTTGAGATATTTAAAATCTCTCAAGAAGCCAAAACTATACAAAGCTCAAACGAGCCACTAAATTTAACCCCTCCAAAACCAAAAATCACGCCAAAAGAGCAACCGCCAAAGCCACCAACGCCCAAAAAAATAGAACCAACAAAACAAATAATCAAAAAACCAAAACTCACAAAAGAGATTTTAGAAGTCCAGCCAAGACCGCAAACTGCCCAAACCGCGCATCCTGCCCAAAATCCAGATTTAAATTTGGAGTCAAATTCAGATCAAAATTTAGGCTCAAATTTGAGCAATCAAAAGGAGATTATAACAGAGCTAAAAAGTGATGATGAGCTTTTTATCAAGATAAGGCAAGAGATCTTAAAAGCGACAATTTATCCAAAAATGGCTAGAAAAAATGGCTATGGGGGCGTGGTAAAAGTGGGATTTGAACTAGATGAAAATAGCATTAAAAATCTCAAAATCATAAGCCAAAGTGGATTTGGTTTGCTTGATAATGCGGCTTTAAACGCCGTTTTAAGGGCTAGTAAAAACTTCCCAAAAAATGGTGGTAAATTTAAAATAGCTTTGGATATTGCTTTTAAGATTAAGGGTTAA
- a CDS encoding saccharopine dehydrogenase family protein gives MSHILIIGAGGVSQVATVKCAMNTKTFTKITLASRTKSKCDKIAKFIKDRLNVDIDTATIDADDTKAVVNLIKEIKADLLLNVALPYQDLTLMDACLEAGIPYIDTANYEHPDTAHFEYKLQWAKDEKFKNAGIMALLGSGFDPGVTNVFCAYAKQNLFDEINYIDILDCNAGDHGYAFATNFNPEINLREVSANGRYWEEGKWIETKPMEIMFKWDYPKVGVKDSYLLYHEELESLVKNIPTLKRIRFFMTFGQSYLTHMKCLENVGMLRIDEVEHNGVKIVPMQFLKTLLPDPASLGERTKGKTNIGCVITGMKDGKPRKVYIYNVCDHESCYAETGAQAVSYTTGVPAMIGSMMVASGVWNGRGVFNMEDFDAKPFMDELNIQGLPWEIIEMDPNEDRVVQ, from the coding sequence ATGAGCCATATTTTGATTATCGGAGCTGGCGGCGTGAGCCAAGTAGCAACCGTGAAATGCGCTATGAATACAAAAACTTTTACTAAAATAACCCTAGCTAGCCGTACCAAAAGCAAATGCGACAAGATAGCTAAATTTATCAAAGATCGCCTAAATGTAGATATTGATACAGCCACAATCGACGCTGATGATACAAAAGCAGTGGTAAATTTGATAAAAGAGATCAAGGCTGATTTGCTTCTCAATGTTGCGCTTCCTTATCAAGATCTTACGCTAATGGACGCTTGTCTTGAGGCTGGGATACCATACATCGATACTGCAAACTATGAGCATCCAGACACTGCGCATTTTGAGTATAAACTCCAATGGGCAAAAGATGAGAAGTTTAAAAATGCTGGGATTATGGCACTTCTTGGTAGTGGATTTGATCCAGGTGTGACAAATGTATTTTGTGCTTATGCAAAGCAAAATCTCTTTGATGAGATAAATTATATCGATATTTTGGACTGTAATGCTGGCGATCATGGATATGCGTTTGCGACAAATTTCAATCCAGAGATAAATTTGCGTGAAGTCAGCGCAAATGGCAGATACTGGGAAGAGGGCAAGTGGATAGAAACTAAGCCAATGGAGATAATGTTTAAGTGGGATTATCCAAAAGTCGGGGTCAAAGATAGTTATTTGCTTTATCACGAAGAGCTTGAAAGCTTAGTTAAAAACATACCTACTTTAAAGAGAATTCGCTTTTTTATGACTTTTGGACAAAGCTATCTAACTCATATGAAATGCCTTGAAAATGTCGGAATGCTACGCATCGATGAGGTTGAGCATAATGGCGTAAAAATCGTGCCTATGCAGTTTTTAAAGACTCTTTTACCTGATCCTGCAAGTCTTGGAGAAAGAACCAAAGGCAAGACAAATATCGGCTGCGTGATAACAGGTATGAAAGACGGCAAACCAAGAAAAGTCTATATCTACAATGTCTGCGATCACGAATCATGCTACGCTGAAACTGGAGCTCAAGCAGTTAGCTACACTACAGGCGTGCCAGCGATGATCGGATCTATGATGGTAGCAAGTGGAGTTTGGAATGGCAGGGGCGTGTTTAATATGGAAGATTTCGACGCTAAACCATTTATGGATGAGCTTAACATTCAAGGGCTTCCATGGGAGATCATTGAAATGGATCCAAATGAAGATAGAGTAGTGCAATGA
- the rpmE gene encoding 50S ribosomal protein L31 translates to MKKDIHPEYVECTVTCACGNTFKSKSNKPEIRVDICSECHPFFTGSEKIVDSAGRVDKFKKKYGMK, encoded by the coding sequence ATGAAAAAAGATATACATCCAGAGTATGTTGAATGCACAGTTACTTGCGCTTGTGGAAACACATTTAAAAGCAAGTCAAACAAACCAGAGATAAGAGTTGATATTTGTAGTGAATGTCACCCATTTTTCACAGGTAGTGAAAAAATCGTAGATAGCGCTGGTCGTGTCGATAAATTTAAGAAAAAATACGGAATGAAATAA
- the rsmI gene encoding 16S rRNA (cytidine(1402)-2'-O)-methyltransferase, with protein MLYFLPTPIGNLDDISKRCLDILNLCEIVICEDTRVTKSLITLLNAKFDKNIAPKEFYSLHTHNEKEFFAKFDKAKFDTQICVYASDAGMPCISDPGVSLVQFAQQNEIKYEVLSGANALLLAVAASGIVQKEFSFLGFLPNTGKERSQAIQNALNSAYPVVIYESPKRIISLIEAICKLEADRKIFAIKEATKKFETKFSGSATNLLTQLESANLNGEWCVVVDKSPNSGFERISKSDIEELEIPPKQKAKLLAKLTGENPKKIYENMIK; from the coding sequence TTGCTCTATTTTCTTCCTACCCCGATTGGGAATTTAGACGACATCTCAAAGAGATGCCTGGACATCTTAAACCTTTGTGAAATCGTCATTTGCGAAGATACTAGAGTGACAAAGTCTCTTATAACTCTTTTGAATGCTAAATTTGATAAAAATATAGCTCCAAAGGAGTTCTACTCACTTCACACTCACAACGAAAAAGAATTTTTTGCTAAATTTGATAAAGCTAAGTTTGATACTCAAATTTGCGTTTATGCAAGTGATGCTGGAATGCCTTGTATCAGCGATCCTGGTGTATCTTTAGTGCAGTTTGCTCAGCAAAACGAGATCAAATACGAGGTTTTAAGTGGTGCAAATGCCTTGCTTTTAGCTGTTGCGGCTAGTGGAATCGTGCAAAAAGAGTTTAGTTTTTTAGGTTTTTTGCCAAACACTGGCAAAGAGCGAAGTCAAGCTATCCAAAATGCTTTAAATAGTGCGTATCCAGTTGTGATATATGAGTCTCCAAAACGTATAATTTCTTTAATAGAAGCTATTTGTAAGCTTGAAGCTGATAGGAAAATCTTTGCAATAAAAGAAGCTACCAAAAAATTTGAGACTAAATTTAGTGGGAGTGCTACAAATTTACTCACCCAGCTAGAAAGTGCAAATTTGAATGGTGAATGGTGCGTGGTTGTTGATAAATCTCCAAATTCGGGCTTTGAACGCATTAGCAAAAGTGATATCGAAGAGCTTGAAATTCCTCCAAAACAAAAAGCTAAACTTTTAGCTAAACTTACGGGCGAAAATCCAAAAAAAATATACGAAAATATGATAAAATAA
- the rlmB gene encoding 23S rRNA (guanosine(2251)-2'-O)-methyltransferase RlmB, translated as MIIYGKQLFLHLLEKHPDKLLSIYLAKEVEKDIFNKVVKTGLKIQKVDNKKAQGLARGGNHQGFLAEVKDYEFSSFDEIKKLDKVVVLYGLSDVGNIGGIVRSAYALGANGVIVVAKSVGIEGVIRASSGAAYELPICVMNDGLSLLNELKQTHFEIYAADANGKSPKDVKFGSKVALVMGSEGEGIPKKALMKCDESLSIKMRDGWDSLNVSVAFGILFDRIINE; from the coding sequence ATGATTATTTATGGAAAACAATTATTTTTGCATTTGTTAGAAAAGCACCCAGACAAGCTTTTGAGTATCTATCTTGCCAAAGAAGTGGAGAAAGATATATTTAATAAGGTCGTTAAAACCGGTCTTAAAATTCAAAAAGTAGATAATAAAAAAGCTCAAGGTCTAGCGCGTGGCGGAAATCATCAAGGTTTTTTAGCTGAAGTTAAAGATTATGAATTTAGCAGTTTTGATGAGATAAAAAAACTAGATAAAGTTGTTGTTTTATACGGACTTAGTGACGTAGGAAACATCGGTGGCATAGTAAGAAGTGCTTACGCTCTTGGTGCTAATGGCGTGATAGTAGTGGCAAAAAGCGTAGGTATAGAAGGCGTGATAAGAGCTAGTAGTGGAGCTGCTTATGAGCTACCAATTTGTGTGATGAATGATGGGCTTAGCTTGCTAAATGAGCTTAAGCAAACTCATTTTGAAATTTACGCAGCTGATGCAAATGGCAAGAGTCCAAAGGATGTTAAATTTGGCTCAAAAGTAGCTCTAGTCATGGGTAGTGAGGGTGAGGGGATACCTAAAAAAGCCCTAATGAAATGTGATGAAAGCCTTAGCATTAAAATGCGTGATGGTTGGGATAGTTTAAATGTAAGTGTGGCGTTTGGAATATTATTTGATAGGATTATAAATGAGTAA